TTTGCTATTTTTGGTAGTTCCACTTTTGGCGTCCCAAATGCTGCCATAATCCTTTTCGTATTTGCCCTAATTGCAGCATTTGTGCTTAAAAAACTCCCATTTGGTTGGCATTTGTATTCTACTGGTGGGAATGAAAAAGCAGCACGTTTTGCTGGCATCAGAGTAACTCAAGTAAAAATGAAGGCATATGTAATTTCAGGGGTTTGTGCCTCAGTGGTTGGTATAATCACGGCTTCACAGTTACAAGCTGCCAATCCTAATAATGGGACAGGTTGGGAAATGAATGCAATTGCAGCTGTTGTCCTCGGAGGAACCTCAATGTCTGGCGGTGTTGGCACGATAGGGGGGACAATAATCGGAGCTTTTGTTATCGGAGTTCTTAACGACGGTATGGTCATGTGTGGTGTTTCGGAATACTGGCAGAAAATCATTAAGGGACTGGTAATAATTTTTGCAGTAATTATTGATATGTATCAAAAAAGATTGCAGGAAAAACTTTGAAATTAAGGTGAAGGAGCATCGAACAATTTGAGCACCAAAATATATTTTATTAGACATGGGGAAACCTATTGGAATGTACAACGTAAGATGCAAGGGCAAGTGATATCCCCCTTAATCCGGAAGGGTATCGACAAGCTGAAGATGCTCACTATTTGATAAGAAATGAGATTATCGATGTTTGCTATACAAGCCCTTTATCGAGAGCCAGAGAGACAGCTGAATCTGTACTTTCTGACAGAAAAATCCCGATCATTGATGAACCACTGCTTCTTGAACAGAAATATGGATTATCGGAGGGGAAAAGGCAAAGGTTAGCTGCTCTTAATCCTTTCTCCCCGTTGTTTTATTACAAACGAAATCCGGAAAGATATAAACTAGATATTGGTGCAGAAAGTTTTGAAATTCTTTCAAGCAGAGCGATTACGTTCATCGAGAAAATTCTATTGCCAACTGAGAATGTACACCAGGGGGTTTTGATATCAGCGCATGGGGCTATAATTTGTAGTATACTAAGTCAAATATTCAACATCCCCCTAAAGGATTTTTGGAGTGTTCTCCCAAATAATTGTGAGGTAAAGAAAGTCTTGTTATCGGATCAAAAATTTCGAGCTGTGGAAGATCGAGTTTAATAATACTTGTAATCAACTTTTAAATTTAGAAACCTAGACAAGCTTTTGTCGATTAGGCACAAGGCTGGAGAAGGAGGCATTACTTGCATAACAAGATAAAAATAGCATCGATGCATTATGAAAATGGATATACTTGTTCGCAAGCGGTGTTTTCTGCATATAGCAAAGAAATGGAAATAGATGAAGTAACCGCTCTGCGTTTGGCCGAAGGGTTTACCGATGGTATTGGTGGGCTACAGAATATTTGTGGTGGTTTAAGTGCAGCCATTGCTGTGATCAGTTATCATTATAGTGATGGTACACCTGGGAATTTGGAAAAAAGAAAAGTACTCTTTACAAAAATAAAGACTTTGATTGATGAGTTTCAAAAAGAATATAAGGGAATTACTTGTAAAGAGGTTTTAAGAAATGAAAAACCGGTTCAATTTCAATGTGGGATGACAGTTAAAAATTGTGTACTTTTAATCAATCAACTGCTTTCTGAAATTGATACACGGTAAAATCTCGAAACTCCTGAAAGCTTTTAAAGGTTGTTCACACTGATAGAATTGACAGTGAATCATTAAGAAGTTATAGGTTTGTGTACAATGGTGATGGTATGTAACTTGAAACCTAATCTTACTATTTAACACAAAAAATATTACAATTTAAGATTAAATGAACTAGCCTTAATATATATCATGCATGTCATGATTCCTGAAGAAAAATCAATGATTGTCAGGACACTGAGAACTATTGGAGTAAAGAAGAACCAAACCATTCTTGATTTCGGTTGTGGTATAGGTACATTTAGCATTCCTGCAGCAGAGATTTCTGGCTCTGCAGGGATTGTATATAGTGTTGACCGGGATGAGTCAAAGTTGAAATTTTTAAAAGCTGAATGTAAGAGGCAGAATATAAATAATTGCGTAACGTTAAATAATTCCGATTGGCAGGGCCTACGATTTCCTAATGATACCTTTGATTTTATTTTATTGTATGATGTACTTCATAGTTATTATTTTAAGGATAGTCGTGAAAGAGTTTCTTTGTTGCATGAAGTAAAACGGGTAGCAAAAAATGCTTGTATTATTTCTATTTACCCGAAACATATGAAAATAAGTACAATTATTCAGGAATTTAATAATATGGGGATTTCACTAATAGACAGTTATTTAGTTGATATTCTACATTATGGACAATACGAATACGACTATGTATATAACTTTGGGTATGTCCAATCATAATAGATTCTAGTAAATAGATTTCTTGAATTTTAATCAGCTACTGATTGTATAGTAAATAATTACGCAAGGCATAATTGAGATTGGTTTTCAGGGAACCTTCAGAACGAAATGTCTACCGAATATGTATAAAGGATTGTAATATGACGGAAATTGAAAAACTCGATGCAGGACTTGAATATTGTTTTTATGACGATGCTGTCGCAGACAGAAAAATCCGTGCAGAAGTTGGCTGTAACAAATTAAATCAGGTTCCTCCCGAAGACTATAAAAAGAGGAGTGAAATGCTCCAGGAGCTTTTTGGATCTTGTGAGGGAGATGCAGGAGTTGAACCAGGGTTTTACTGTGATAATGGTAAGAACATTCATGTAGGCAAAGATTTCATTGCAAACTATAACGTAGTTATTTTAGATATTAGAACTGTAACGATTGGTGATTACTGCATGATTGGTCCAAATACACTGATAACGACAGTAGGGCATCCCAAATCACCCAAAAAGAGAAGAGCTAAGATGGCTATAGCTTCATCTGTAACAATCGGGAATGATGTCTGGATTGGTGGTAACTGTACGATATTGCCGGGAGTAACGATTGGAAATAATGTGATAGTGGCAGCCGGTGCAGTGGTAACTAAAGATGTTCCAGATAATTGTGTGGTCGCTGGAATTCCTGCAAAGATAATTCAAGAATTGGAGGATGATACTGATGAATAATCTAAAAGATAAAATCAAGATGAAAAATGGATATGGAATTCCTTGTGTGGGATATGGAACATGGCAGACCCCAGATGGAGAGACTGCTCGTTCTGTTGTTAAAAAGGCAATAGAACTTGGCTACCGACATATTGATGCTGCAGCAGTGTATGGCAATGAAGTAAGTGTAGGACAGGGGATAAAAGAATCAGGGATTGACCGTCGTGAATTGTTTGTAACAAGCAAGGTGTGGAATACGATGAGGGGATACAATGCAACAATCCAGGCTTTTAATAAGACTCTGGATGATCTACAGCTGGATTACTTGGATCTTTATTTAATACATTGGCCAGCATCAGAGAAACAGTTCTCCGACTGGGAGTCAGTCAATCTTGAAACTTGGCGTGCTATGACCGATTTGTACAAAGAGGGTAAAATCAAAGCAATTGGAGTATCAAACTTTAAAATTCATCATTTGAATGCTCTAATGAAAACGAGTGTCCCTCCAATGGTAAACCAAATTGAATTCCATCCGGGTCTGATGCAACAGGAAACGGTGAATTTCTGTAAAGCAAATGATATTCTTGTAGAAGCATGGAGTCCGTTAGGCACGGGAAAGATGCTCTCCAATGGGGTTCTCCTCGGAATTGCCCGAAAATATAATAAATCTGTTGCTCAGTTATGTGTTCGCTGGTGTCTCCAGAATGGCGTCGTGCCATTACCTAAATCTATAACGCCTTCGAGGATTGAAGAAAACGCCAAGATATTTGAATTTGAGATTTCAAATGAAGACATGAATGAGATAAACAACCTTCAATATTTCGGAGGTTCAGGATTAGATCCCGATGAAGTTGATTTCTAAAATTTTAAAACATGTATAAAGGAA
The sequence above is drawn from the uncultured Sphaerochaeta sp. genome and encodes:
- a CDS encoding sugar O-acetyltransferase, which gives rise to MTEIEKLDAGLEYCFYDDAVADRKIRAEVGCNKLNQVPPEDYKKRSEMLQELFGSCEGDAGVEPGFYCDNGKNIHVGKDFIANYNVVILDIRTVTIGDYCMIGPNTLITTVGHPKSPKKRRAKMAIASSVTIGNDVWIGGNCTILPGVTIGNNVIVAAGAVVTKDVPDNCVVAGIPAKIIQELEDDTDE
- a CDS encoding class I SAM-dependent methyltransferase, with product MIPEEKSMIVRTLRTIGVKKNQTILDFGCGIGTFSIPAAEISGSAGIVYSVDRDESKLKFLKAECKRQNINNCVTLNNSDWQGLRFPNDTFDFILLYDVLHSYYFKDSRERVSLLHEVKRVAKNACIISIYPKHMKISTIIQEFNNMGISLIDSYLVDILHYGQYEYDYVYNFGYVQS
- a CDS encoding aldo/keto reductase, with product MNNLKDKIKMKNGYGIPCVGYGTWQTPDGETARSVVKKAIELGYRHIDAAAVYGNEVSVGQGIKESGIDRRELFVTSKVWNTMRGYNATIQAFNKTLDDLQLDYLDLYLIHWPASEKQFSDWESVNLETWRAMTDLYKEGKIKAIGVSNFKIHHLNALMKTSVPPMVNQIEFHPGLMQQETVNFCKANDILVEAWSPLGTGKMLSNGVLLGIARKYNKSVAQLCVRWCLQNGVVPLPKSITPSRIEENAKIFEFEISNEDMNEINNLQYFGGSGLDPDEVDF
- a CDS encoding C-GCAxxG-C-C family protein, giving the protein MHNKIKIASMHYENGYTCSQAVFSAYSKEMEIDEVTALRLAEGFTDGIGGLQNICGGLSAAIAVISYHYSDGTPGNLEKRKVLFTKIKTLIDEFQKEYKGITCKEVLRNEKPVQFQCGMTVKNCVLLINQLLSEIDTR